The genomic interval GGCTTCTACGCCGCCTTCGCGGGCTTCGTGGCCCTGGCGCTGGCCCGCCGGGCCCCGGTCGCCGACTGCGGGTGCTTCGGCGCCCGCCAGTCGCCGCCCACCGCCCTCCACCTGGTGCTCAACCTGGCGGCCGCGGCCGTGGCCGCAGCCGTTGCCGCGGGCGGAGGCGGCAACCTGGCCGCGGCCATGCGGGGCCAACCGCTGGCGGGCGTGCCCTTCCTGCTCCTGGCGGCCACGGCTACCGCCCTGGCCTGGGCTGTGCTCACGGTGCTGGCCCAAGCCATCGCCGCCAGTCGGGCCCCGGCGGGCGCGGGTCCCGGCAATTGAGGACCATGGCGTCGCTCGTCGTTCTTCAGGGTGTCGCCCTCGTGCTGCTCTCCCTGCTGGTGGTCGGTCTCTTGCGCACCCACGCCGAGATCCTGCGATCGCTCCACCGCCTGGGGGTAGGCGCCGACCCGGCCGGCGCGGGTGCGGTGGCCGTCGGCCTGAGGTCCCGCCCTTGGACGAACGGACGCCCAGCAGTGAGCGGGGTTGCCGAGGGCAGCGACCTCTCGGGTACGACCCCGGCCGGGGCACCGGTCGAGGTGGCAGTGCGGGGGACGGGCCATGACACCCTGGTGGCCTTCCTGTCGAGCACGTGCGCCACCTGCACCGGTTTCTGGCACGCCTTCGCCCACGGACCGTCCGACCTCGGCCTGCCGGCCGGCGCCCGGCTGGTGATCGTCACCAAGGACATGGGGGCCGAGGATGCCGGCCGCGTGGCCCATCTGGCCCCTCCCGACCACCCGGTGGTCATGTCCAGCCCGGCGTGGGACGCCTACGGCGTTCCCACCACGCCCTACTTCGTCCACGTGGACGGCAGGACCGGAGCAGTCGTCGGCCAGGGGGCGGGGGCCGACTGGGCACAGGTCAGCGCCCTGCTGCGCCAAGCCGTCGGAGACGGCTCGGCGGGGCGGCAAGCCGAGGGTGGCCACGCCGACACCGACGAACGGCTCCTGGCCGCCGGCATCCGCCCCGGCGACCCCCGCCTCTACCCCGACGCCGGGCCGCCGTCGGGGCCGGCCGGGCCCGGGACAGGCGGGGCGGGCGACGACGCCCGGGCCGGCCGGGAGTGAGCGGGCGGTGGTGACCGCCGCGCTGGTCAGCGCCGGGATCGCGGTGGCCATGGCCGCTGGCCTGCGCTCGACGTGGTCGCCCTGAGGGGAGTCGATGCTGGCCAGCATCCACCCGCTCGGGGAGCGGGGACGCCGACAACGATGGGGAGTCACGGTCGGGTCCTACCTGGTCGCTTCGGTGGCGTCGGCCGCCGCCCTGGGGGCCGCCCTGGGCCTGGCCGGTGCCGCCCTAGGCGCCCCCGGCCGGTGGGCGGCCCTGGTGTTCGTGGCCCTGGCCGTGCTCGGGGCGGCCCTCGATACCGGGGTCGGGGGCCTTCACCCGCCGACCGTGCACCGCCAGGTGAACGAGCTGTGGCTCGACCGTTACCGGGGCTGGGTCTACGGCTCAGGCTTCGGCGCCCAGCTCGGCCTGGGCGTGGTGACCATCGTCAGCACCTCGGCCGTATACCTCGCGTTGGCGGCCGCCCTCCTGAGCGGTTCGGCGATCGGTGGCCTGGCCATCGGCACGGCCTTCGGGGCGGTGAGGGGGGCCCTGGTGCTGGCCGGGGCGGGCGTCCGCGGCCCCGATCAGCTCCACCGGCTGCACCTCCGCCTCCAATCCTGGTCGGGCCCGGCCCACCGCCTGGCCATCGGCACCCAGGCCTCTGCGGCGGCGGTGGTCGGTGTGGCCCTCATCGCCGCTTAGAGCTCATGTTACGGACGCGTTGCACATGGGGGCCCTGGGCGCGCCTAGGCTGGGGTCGAGACCAACCCGAGGAGGCCCGGCTGTGAGCTATCAGCCATGCCGGTCCCGCGGCGAGGGGCGGAGCAGCACGCCTTCCCCCGTGCGAGGCCGAACGACTGCGCGACCCACCCAGGGCATGAACGCGCGGACCGTCAACCAGGAGGTACGCAATGGCTGAACCCGTGGCGCGCAGGCGCCCCCTGGCCGTGCTGGCCCTGATGTTCGGGCTCGTCGGAGGCGCCTTGGCGTTCCCCGGCTCGGCCTACGCCGCCGTCTACACGACCACGCTCACGTGCACGTCACCCAGCGTGTGCGGGGCGGCCACGACCGATCCCACCCCCCCAGGGGGTGTAAGCGTCACGGCCAGCCTCTTCCACGGCTCGGTACCCGCCCAGGTCTTCGAGGTCGTGCCCGCCGGTGGGGCGGCGGTTACCTCGGTGGTCGGTACCCGCAGCGGCGGAGGCTCGGCCAGCCCGGTCGACAGTTCCGGCAACCTCCACACCTTCACCCTCAACGATGACTACATCGCCGAGCTGGTCGTGACCTGGAACGACAATGCCACGACCACCACCTCGTCTACCAGCACTTCTTCCACCAGCTCAACCTCAACCTCGAGTACAAGTTCAACCTCGACGACGACCACCAGCACCACCCTGCCGCCCCGCGGTCCTGGTCACGGGCCCAACGAGATCCAGTCCGCGGACCGGGCCAAGTCGTCCCCCGGGGCGGCCTCGGTGCGGGGCTTCAACCGCCTCGACGTGGTCGTGCGTGACGGCGGAGAGATCTTCTGGACCCGCGAGGACTTCCCCAACACGGCCTGGACCGGGTACGTGAACCTGGGTGGCCCCCCGGGCGGGGCCCAGGGCAACCCGGCCATCGCCTCGTGGGGCCCAGGCCGGCTCGACGTGTTCGTCCAGGGCACCGACGACAAGCTGTGGCAGAAGTTCTCCAACAACGGCGGGGCAAACTGGTCCGAGTGGGTACGGCCCTTCCCGCTCGTCAGCGGGGCCGGGCTCGACGACGAGGGCAAGCTCACGGCCAGCCCGACGCTGGCCACCCGGGGCGTCAACCGCCTCAACGTGTTCGTCGTCAACGTGGACGGTGACGTCTACGAGCGCTTCTACGACGGCCCGCACGTCGGCTGGAACTCGGGCTGGATCTTCCACGGCAAGCCGTCGGGCGGCCTCCACGGGGACGCCGAGGTGCGGTCCGACCCGGCGTCGGTGGCCTGGGGCGGCGAGCGCCTCGACCTGTTCGTGCGGGGCGCTGACAACCAGCTCCACCAGAAGTTCTACGACGGCAGCGGCTGGTCGGGCTGGGGCAAGCCCGTCGAGGGCAAGGCCTTTGGTTACATTGCCGGCAACCCTGGAGTTCACCACCCCATGACCCCGGCCGTGACCCTCAACTCTGAGCCCGAGCTGGCCTCGTGGGACACCGGCAACCTGCTGTTGTTCGCCCGGGGCAGCGACAACCGGGTCTACGCCGTCGCCTACGGCAGCGGGGGCTGGGGTAGCTGGGTGTTCATCGGGCGCCAGACCGACCGGTGGTCCGAAGGCCCCGGCGCCACGTCTCGGGGGCTGAACCGGTTCGACGTGTTCCTGGCGGGCACCGATGACCGGACCTACCACGTGTGGCAGTAGCCATCTGAGCTGAACCTGGGCCCTCCGGGTGGCCGCCGCCATCCGGAGGGGTAGGTTGGCCACGTGCCCGTACGTCCCGTCCGGCTGGTCGTCATAGGGGGCGGTCCGGGTGGCAACCAGGCCGCCACGACCGCCGCCAAGCTCGGCGCCCAGGTCACCGTCGTGGAGCGCGACGTTGTGGGTGGGGCCGCCCACCTGTGGGACTGCATCCCCTCCAAGGCCATGATCGCCACCGGCAACGCCATGGCCTTCATGCACCGGTCGGCGGGCATGGGCTTGGCCGAGCTCACGGCCTCGGTCGACGTCGACGCCCTCAAGCGGCGCATCGCCGACATCGAGGGCCACCTGCGGGGTTCGGTGGTCGACCTGCTCACCAGCCAGGGCGTGCGCCTCGTCGAAGGCACGGGCCGGCTGCTCGACGCCCACACGGTGGCCGTCGACGGCCCGGCCGGGGCTGAGGAGTTGGAGGCCGACGTGGTCGTGCTGGCCACCGGCAGCCGGCCCCGCATCCCGGAGTGGGCCGCCCCCGACGGCGACCGGGTGCTCACGACCCGCCAGGCCTATCCCCCTCCGGCCATACCAACCCATCTCGTGGTCGTGGGCTCGGGAGTCACGGGTGTCGAGTTCGTCCACATGTTCAGGTCGTTCGGGTCGAACGTCACGTTGATAGTCAGCCGCCAGCAGGTGTTGCCGGGACGCGACCCCGAGGTGGCCGCCGCCTTGGAGGACGACTTCCTACGCCGGGGGATCAGCCTGCTCAAGGGGGCCAAGGCCGAGAGCCTCGACCTGGGCCCCGAGGGCGGCGTGGTCGTCAACTGCGACGACGGGCGCAAGGCCCGGGGCAGCCACGTGCTGCTGGCCATCGGGTCGGTGCCCAACTCCGACGGGCTGGGCGCCGAGGCCGCCGGGGTGGAGGTCGACGGCCGGGGGTTCGTCCCCGTCAACCAGCACTGCCAGACCAACGTGAGCCACATCTACGCGGCCGGCGACCTGTCGGGCAAGCTGCCCCTGTCCTCGGTGGCTGCCATGCAGGGCCGCAAGATCGCCGAGCACGCCATGGGCCTGCACACCCGCCAGCACCGCCACCTGGACTACGAGCTGGCCGCCCAGGCCATCTTCACCGAACCCGAGATCGCCGAGGTGGGGGTGCACGAGGCCGACGCCTTCGCCCTGGGGCGCAAGATCCGGGTGACCAAGGTGCCGTTCGCGGCCAATGCCAAGGCGCTGATCAACGACGACCCCCGGGGGTTCGTCAAGATCGTGTCCGACCCGGCCACCGGCGTGGTCCTCGGGGGGTCGATCGTGGGCCGCCACGCGGCCGAGCTCATCGCCGTCATCGCCTTGGCCGTGACCGCCGGCCTGCGGGTCAGCGACGTGCTCGACAGCCTGCTCGTCCACCCCACCCTGGCCGAGTCCCTGGCCGACGCCTCCGACTGACGGCTCATGACCGGCGGTACACAAGGCGCGAACGGCCGCTGACCACCACTGGCCGGCTAAGCCCTGGGGCGGGCGCGGTAGAGGACGTGACGGCGCAGAGGGTGCTCGGGAGGCAGGCGGGGGTGCTCGAAGTCACCGGCGCGGTCGCGGGCCATGCCGATGCGCTCCATCACGGCCCGTGAGCGGGCGTTGGCCGGTCCGGTGAACGAGACGACCTCATCGAGGCCCACCTGCTCGAAGGCGAAGGCCAGGGCAGCCGCCGCCCCCTCGGTGGCGTAGCCCCGGCCCCAGCACGGCCGGGCCAGCCGCCACCCGATCTCCACCGCGGGGGTGAACGGGGCCTCGAAGCCCACCCGGCTCAGGCCTACGAACCCGGCGAAGGGCACACCACCGGGCACCTCCACGGCCCACAAGCCGAAGCCCTCGGCCTCGAAGTGGGCCTCAATACGAGCGACCATGGCGTTGCTCGCCGAGCGGTCGAGCACGTCCGGCATGTGGGCCATCACCTCGGGGTCGGTGTTCAGGGCGGCGAACGGCTCGAGGTCGCTCTCTCGCCACCGCCGTAGCACCAGCCTGGCCGTGCGCACCTGCGGCCCGATCAGGACCGGGCACCCCGAGGCGCGCTGGTGCAGTAACCCTTCCTCCACGGACAGCCCAGTCGCACAGAAGGGGCCCTCACGCCGGTTCGATGACCACCAGCAGGTCGCCACCGGCCACGGTGTCGCCGGGGCGGGCGCGCACGTCGGTGACGGTGCCGGCCACGGGCGACTCCACCTGGTTCTCCATCTTCATGGCCTCCAGCACACACAGGGCCTGGCCGGCCTCGACCTGCTCGCCCACGGCCACGAACACGGTCACGATCGTGCCCTGCATGGGGGCTGTGACCCGACCGGCGCCCGCCGGCCCGGCCGCCTCGGCCCGGCGGCGGGCGCGGGCCTGGGGGCTGCCCGCAGGCGGGCGGCCGGGGACGACCTTGGCCGCCTCGGACTCGTGGACCCGCACGTGGAAGCGCCGGCCGTCGACCTCTACGTCGACCTCCCGCCCCGGCGGGCGAGGGGCGCCAGGGTGGAGCACCCCCCCACCACCGCCGATGGACGAGAAGTCGAGACGCTCCTCCAGCCACCGGGTGGAATGGGAGCCGGCCACGAAGTCGGGGTGCTCGAGGACGGCCAGGTGAGCGGCCACATTGGTGGCCACTCCCTCGATGACCGTCTCGCGCACGGCCCGGACCATCCGGCGGCGGGCCTCGTCGCGCGTCGCGCCCCAGGTCACGACCTTGGCCAGCAGGTTGTCGTAGTGCTGGCTGACCGTGTCCCCCACACCGATGCCAGCGTCGACGCGCACCCCGAAGCCCCCGGGCCGTGAGAAGCGGGTGATGACCCCGGGGGAGGGCAGGAACTTGCCCCCGGCCGGGTCCTCGGCGTTGATCCGGCACTCCATCGACGCCCCCCGCCTCACGACCGACTCCTGGGTGAAGGACAGGGGCTCGCCGGCCGCCACCCGGATCTGCTCGGCCACCACGTCGATCCCCGTCACCATCTCGGTCACCGGGTGCTCGACCTGGAGGCGGGTGTTCATCTCCAAGAACCAGGCCTCGCCGTCCTGGTAGAGGAACTCGACGGTGCCCGCGTTGGTGTAGCCGCAGGCCCGGGCCACCTTCACGGCCGCCTCGCCCATCCGGGCCCGCGTCTGCTCGGGCAGGGCCGGGGAGGGCGTCTCCTCGATCAGCTTCTGGTGGCGGCGCTGGACCGAGCAGTCGCGCTCTCCCAGCCACACCACGTTGCCGTGGGTGTCGGCTATGAGCTGCACCTCGATGTGGCGGGGCCAGGTCAGGTAACGCTCGAGGTAGACCTCGTCCCGCCCGAACGACGAGAGCGCCTCCCGCTGGCACGCCTCCAGGGCGGCGGCCGCCGACCCCGCGTCGTGCACCACCCTCATCCCCCGGCCGCCACCCCCGAAGGCCGCCTTGATGGCCACCGGCCACCCGTGACGCTGGCCGAAGGCAGCCACCTCGCCGGCCGACCGGGCCGGTTCCAGGGTGCCTGGGACGGGTGGGACCCCGGCGGCCGTGGATGTCACCCGGGAGGCGATCTTCTCGCCCATGGCCTCGATGGCTTCAGGGGGCGGGCCGATGAACGTGACCCCTTGGGCGGCCACGGCCCGGGCCACATCGGCTCGCTCGGAGAAGAAGCCGTAACCCGGGTGCAGGGCGTCGGCCCCGCTGCGGCGGGCCACGTCGAGCACGGCCTCGACGTTGAGGTAGCTCTCGGCCGCCGTCTGCCCGCCTATGGCGTAGGCCTCGTCGGCCAGCCGGACGTGGAGCGACCGGTGGTCGAGGTCGGAGTAGACGGCGACGGTACGGATGCCGAGGTCCTGGCAGGTGCGCATGATGCGCACTGCGATCTCCCCCCGGTTGGCGATGAGCACCTTGGCGAACATGGGCGCCCTATCGTGCAGCCCCAGTGGACGGCTCCGCCAGCACGGCCGCCCCGCAGGGGCCTTGGTTCGGGGACGTACGCCGGTACGCCGAGCTGGCATCGACGAGCTCCACGGCCGCCGCCCTGGTGCGGGCGGCGCCCGAACTGGCCGGCCAGCTGGTGGTGGTGGCCGACCACCAGAGCGCCGGGCGGGGGCGCCTGGGGCGCCGCTGGGAGGCCCCGGCCGGGTCGTCGTTGCTGGTGTCGGTCGCGCTCGGGCGACCAGGGCGGCCCGGGCGGGGCCGGCTCCCCGCCCCCCTCGCCACCCTGGCCATGGCCGTGGCCGCGGTGGAGGCGTGCACGGCCGTGACCGCCGTGGACCTGGCCCTGAAGTGGCCCAACGACGTGGTCACCCCCGGCGGGGCCAAGGTGGGCGGGGTCCTGGGCGAGGCCGTCGGCCAAGGGGCGGACCAGGCCGTGGTGGTGGGCCTGGGCCTCAACTTGAACTGGGGGACGGCCAACCCGCCCGCCAACGGGGCGTCGCTCGACCGGATGGCCGGGGGGGCCGTCGACCCCGAAGCCGTCCTGACCGCGCTGCTGGACCACCTGGCCCGGGCCCTGCGGGCCAGCCCCGAAGCCCTGCTGGAGCGGTACCGAGGGCTGTGCACGACCCTGGGCCGCCGGGCCCGGGTGGACTTGGGCCCGGGCCGCCCCCCTCTCGAAGGCACGGCTGTGGCCGTCACCGACGAGGGCCACTTGGTCCTCGACGACGGCAACGGGAGCCACGTCGTGGCCGCCGGGGACGTGGTCCACCTGCGCCCGGCCTGAGGCCCGGCGGTCACTTCCTGACCGGGAAGTCGACGGGGGCGGTGGCGTCGGGCTCGCCGTGGTAGTTCATGGTCAGCTCCTCGCCCTCGGTGATGTCGCGCAGGGCGATGAACTCGATCACCCGCGGGCGCACGTGCCGCTGCGAGTAGACGTTGGGTGTGTAGGAGTGGTTCAGGAGCGAGCACAGGCCCAGGGCCAGGGCGGTGTCGTCGGTGCCGTCGCGCCAACTGAAGCAGTAGCGGGCCACGATCGTCTGGCTGAGCAGGGGCCACTCGGCGGCCGGCATGACCATCACCGGCGCCCGCTCGATCACCTCGCCGGCGGCGATGGGGCGCGACGCCCGCAGGCCCCGGCCCTTGCCGGGGATGGAGGCCACCCGGGCGCACGGGCTGTCCATGGCGGCCATCCTGCCCGCTCTCAGGGGTCGAGGTCCGCGCCTACCAGCGCCCGGAAGGCGGCAGCCGCCTCCGCCGTGCGGGGCCCCGGGGCCGAGAGCAGGGGCCGGCGGTCGACGGTGGCGATGGGCTGGACCTCGCGGGTCGACGACGACAGGAAGGCCTCGGACGCCTCGGCCAGCACCTCCACGCCCACGTCGGCCTCCTCGACGTCCACCAGTTCGCACAGGAGCTCGCGGGTGACCCCGCCCAGGCACCCCGACGACAGCGGGGGCGTGACCAGGCGCCCCCCGACCACCAGGAACACGTTGGTACCCGTGCCCTCGCACAGGTGACCGGCCAGGTTGGCGAACACCGCCTCGCCCGCCCCCCGGGCCTCGGCCCAGGCCAGGGCGACCACGTTCTCGGCGTAGGACGTCGTCTTGGCGCCCACCAGGGGGCTGCGCTCGTTGCGGGGCCAAGGCGCCACGGCCACGTCGGCCGTCTCCGGCCACCGGGCCATGGGCCCGCCGGCCACGATCACCGTGGGGGCCCCCCGGCCCCGCGCCGGGCCCAGCGGGGACGGCCCGCCCGTCACCGTGACCCGCAGCCGGCCGGCGGACAGGCGGTTGGCCTCGACGACCTCGGCCATGGCCGGCCGCAGGACGTCGGGCCCGGGCGCGTCCAGGCCCAGGACGGCCGCCGACCGGGCCAGCCGGTCCAGGTGGCGGCCGGTGGCGAAGGGCACACCCCGGTAGACCCGTAGCGTCTCGAACACCCCGTCCCCGGTGAGCAGACCGTGGTCGAAGGGCGAGACCCGGGCCTCGGAGGCATCCAGCAGGCGGCCGTCGAGCCACACCACCGGGCTCACGCCCGCCCCCCGACGGCCACGACCCCGGCAGCCGCCCCCAGCAGGCGCCGGGCCTTGAGCTCGGTCTCCTCCCACTCGGCGGCCGGTGCCGAGCCCCACGTGATCCCGCCTCCCACCCCCAGGTGCAACTCGCCGCCCTCGGTCCAGAAGGTGCGGATGGCCACGTTGAGGTCGCCCTCGCGGCGGTCGGCGTCCACCCAGCCCACCGCGCCGCAGTAGACCGAGCGGCTCACGGGCTCGAGGGCGCCGATCATGCCCAGGGCGGCCAGCTTGGGGGCACCGGTGACAGACCCCGGGGGGAAGGTGGCGGCCAGCAGCTCGGGCCACCCCACCCCCGCCCGCAGCCGGCCCTGCACGGTGCTGACCAGGTGGAAGAGGCCAGGGTGGGCCTCGACGTCGCAGAGCCCAGGCACCTCCACCGAGCCGAACTCGCACACCCGGCCCAGGTCGTTACGGACCAGGTCGACGATCATGACGTTCTCGGCTCGGTCCTTGGCCGTGAACCCGCCGGCCACGGCCGCCGTACCCTTGATGGGCCGGGACTCGACGACCCGGCCCTGGCGCCGCAGGAAGCGTTCCGGGGAGGCCGAGGCCACGTGCAGCCCCAGCGACGGGAGATCGACCACCGCCCCGTACGGGGCGGGATGGGCGGCCAGCAGGTCCTCCCCGAACGACAGGGCGTCGAACCCGTCGGGCAGGGCCGTCGACAGCCGCCGGCACAGGTTCACCTGGTAGACGTCCCCGGCGGCGATCGCCTCCCGCACCTCCTGCACCCCATGGAGGAAGCCGGCGCGGTCGAGGCTCGACCTCCAGCCGGCCAGGGGGACGGCCGCCGAGCGCCGGCGGTAGGGCCCGCCGGGGGCGCGCTGCCAGGACCGGAAGCGGGCACAGACCGCCCGGCCCTCATAAGGCAGCACCACCACCCAGCGGCCCGCGCCGTCGAGCGCGCAGAGGTCGTCGGTCACCTCTTCGAGACCACTGCACCTCCACCCGCCGACCAGGGCGAGATCGACCGCGGCGCTCACCCTCCCAGGATAGGAGCGTGCCCAGGAGGGCCATACCGGAGGCGGTAGCCTTCGACCGTGGCTGCACCCGCGGACCTCGTTCGCCGGGGCCGACCTCCCGGCCCGCCGCGCCCGCGCGCCCCGAGGTCGCGCCACCACCGCCCGCGCTGGCTCACGTGGACGCTCAACAGCCTCATCGTGCTGCTCGCCCTGGCCGTGCTGGCCACCGGTGGGGGTTACCTCTACCTTCGCAACCAGATCGACAAGATCGCCCGGGTCGACATCCCCATCCTGGCCGACGACGAGCCCGGCAAGGTCATGAACGTGCTCCTCGTGGGGTCCGACACCCGCGACAACGTCTCGGGCGACCTGAGCGTCATCACCGGGGCGGGCTCGGAGGCGGGCCGCGACGGCCTGAGCGACACGATGATGGTGCTGCACGTCGACCCCGTGCAGCAGAAGGCCGCGATCCTGTCGATCCCCCGCGACCTGTGGACGAACATCAACGGCTACCACGACAGGATCAACAGCGCCTTCGCCATCGGCGGCCCCCAGTTGCTGGTGAGGACGATCCAAGACAACCTGGGGATCAAGATCAACCATTACGTGCAGGTCGACCTGGAGGGGTTCCGCAACATCGTCGACACCGTGGGCGGGCTCGACATCCACATCAACGCGCCCGCCCGTGACCACTACAGCGGCCTCGACCTGCCCGAAGCGGGCTGCGTCCGCCTCGACGGCTACCAGGCCCTGGCCTACGTGCGCAGCCGGTTCTACGAGTCCTACGAGGCCGGCCGGTGGGTGACCGACGAGACGTCGGACTTCGGGCGTATCAACCGCCAGCAGGACTTCATCCGCCGCATGATGCGCAAGGCCCTCTCGGCCGGTATCGGCAACCCCATAACCCTCAACCGCCTGGTCAACATCGGCGTCAGCAACCTGACCATCGACT from Actinomycetota bacterium carries:
- a CDS encoding MauE/DoxX family redox-associated membrane protein yields the protein GFYAAFAGFVALALARRAPVADCGCFGARQSPPTALHLVLNLAAAAVAAAVAAGGGGNLAAAMRGQPLAGVPFLLLAATATALAWAVLTVLAQAIAASRAPAGAGPGN
- a CDS encoding FAD-dependent oxidoreductase, with the protein product MPVRPVRLVVIGGGPGGNQAATTAAKLGAQVTVVERDVVGGAAHLWDCIPSKAMIATGNAMAFMHRSAGMGLAELTASVDVDALKRRIADIEGHLRGSVVDLLTSQGVRLVEGTGRLLDAHTVAVDGPAGAEELEADVVVLATGSRPRIPEWAAPDGDRVLTTRQAYPPPAIPTHLVVVGSGVTGVEFVHMFRSFGSNVTLIVSRQQVLPGRDPEVAAALEDDFLRRGISLLKGAKAESLDLGPEGGVVVNCDDGRKARGSHVLLAIGSVPNSDGLGAEAAGVEVDGRGFVPVNQHCQTNVSHIYAAGDLSGKLPLSSVAAMQGRKIAEHAMGLHTRQHRHLDYELAAQAIFTEPEIAEVGVHEADAFALGRKIRVTKVPFAANAKALINDDPRGFVKIVSDPATGVVLGGSIVGRHAAELIAVIALAVTAGLRVSDVLDSLLVHPTLAESLADASD
- a CDS encoding GNAT family N-acetyltransferase, which gives rise to MEEGLLHQRASGCPVLIGPQVRTARLVLRRWRESDLEPFAALNTDPEVMAHMPDVLDRSASNAMVARIEAHFEAEGFGLWAVEVPGGVPFAGFVGLSRVGFEAPFTPAVEIGWRLARPCWGRGYATEGAAAALAFAFEQVGLDEVVSFTGPANARSRAVMERIGMARDRAGDFEHPRLPPEHPLRRHVLYRARPRA
- a CDS encoding acetyl-CoA carboxylase biotin carboxylase subunit; its protein translation is MFAKVLIANRGEIAVRIMRTCQDLGIRTVAVYSDLDHRSLHVRLADEAYAIGGQTAAESYLNVEAVLDVARRSGADALHPGYGFFSERADVARAVAAQGVTFIGPPPEAIEAMGEKIASRVTSTAAGVPPVPGTLEPARSAGEVAAFGQRHGWPVAIKAAFGGGGRGMRVVHDAGSAAAALEACQREALSSFGRDEVYLERYLTWPRHIEVQLIADTHGNVVWLGERDCSVQRRHQKLIEETPSPALPEQTRARMGEAAVKVARACGYTNAGTVEFLYQDGEAWFLEMNTRLQVEHPVTEMVTGIDVVAEQIRVAAGEPLSFTQESVVRRGASMECRINAEDPAGGKFLPSPGVITRFSRPGGFGVRVDAGIGVGDTVSQHYDNLLAKVVTWGATRDEARRRMVRAVRETVIEGVATNVAAHLAVLEHPDFVAGSHSTRWLEERLDFSSIGGGGGVLHPGAPRPPGREVDVEVDGRRFHVRVHESEAAKVVPGRPPAGSPQARARRRAEAAGPAGAGRVTAPMQGTIVTVFVAVGEQVEAGQALCVLEAMKMENQVESPVAGTVTDVRARPGDTVAGGDLLVVIEPA
- a CDS encoding biotin--[acetyl-CoA-carboxylase] ligase codes for the protein MDGSASTAAPQGPWFGDVRRYAELASTSSTAAALVRAAPELAGQLVVVADHQSAGRGRLGRRWEAPAGSSLLVSVALGRPGRPGRGRLPAPLATLAMAVAAVEACTAVTAVDLALKWPNDVVTPGGAKVGGVLGEAVGQGADQAVVVGLGLNLNWGTANPPANGASLDRMAGGAVDPEAVLTALLDHLARALRASPEALLERYRGLCTTLGRRARVDLGPGRPPLEGTAVAVTDEGHLVLDDGNGSHVVAAGDVVHLRPA
- a CDS encoding SET domain-containing protein produces the protein MDSPCARVASIPGKGRGLRASRPIAAGEVIERAPVMVMPAAEWPLLSQTIVARYCFSWRDGTDDTALALGLCSLLNHSYTPNVYSQRHVRPRVIEFIALRDITEGEELTMNYHGEPDATAPVDFPVRK
- a CDS encoding aminotransferase class IV → MSPVVWLDGRLLDASEARVSPFDHGLLTGDGVFETLRVYRGVPFATGRHLDRLARSAAVLGLDAPGPDVLRPAMAEVVEANRLSAGRLRVTVTGGPSPLGPARGRGAPTVIVAGGPMARWPETADVAVAPWPRNERSPLVGAKTTSYAENVVALAWAEARGAGEAVFANLAGHLCEGTGTNVFLVVGGRLVTPPLSSGCLGGVTRELLCELVDVEEADVGVEVLAEASEAFLSSSTREVQPIATVDRRPLLSAPGPRTAEAAAAFRALVGADLDP
- a CDS encoding anthranilate synthase component I family protein, yielding MSAAVDLALVGGWRCSGLEEVTDDLCALDGAGRWVVVLPYEGRAVCARFRSWQRAPGGPYRRRSAAVPLAGWRSSLDRAGFLHGVQEVREAIAAGDVYQVNLCRRLSTALPDGFDALSFGEDLLAAHPAPYGAVVDLPSLGLHVASASPERFLRRQGRVVESRPIKGTAAVAGGFTAKDRAENVMIVDLVRNDLGRVCEFGSVEVPGLCDVEAHPGLFHLVSTVQGRLRAGVGWPELLAATFPPGSVTGAPKLAALGMIGALEPVSRSVYCGAVGWVDADRREGDLNVAIRTFWTEGGELHLGVGGGITWGSAPAAEWEETELKARRLLGAAAGVVAVGGRA
- a CDS encoding LCP family protein; its protein translation is MAAPADLVRRGRPPGPPRPRAPRSRHHRPRWLTWTLNSLIVLLALAVLATGGGYLYLRNQIDKIARVDIPILADDEPGKVMNVLLVGSDTRDNVSGDLSVITGAGSEAGRDGLSDTMMVLHVDPVQQKAAILSIPRDLWTNINGYHDRINSAFAIGGPQLLVRTIQDNLGIKINHYVQVDLEGFRNIVDTVGGLDIHINAPARDHYSGLDLPEAGCVRLDGYQALAYVRSRFYESYEAGRWVTDETSDFGRINRQQDFIRRMMRKALSAGIGNPITLNRLVNIGVSNLTIDSAMSTKDMVNVARRFRSLDADSVDMQTLPTERWITPGGADVQLLIEEEAQPLIDRINGIVPAEVPPVRPSDTRVRVLNGFGGDGAASSTAFALQGLGFLVPGTPGDADSFTYDRTVVRYGPGKQDKAQLLHSYLIAGASLEMDSTLGTVDLALVVGADYAGVRPSPAGPDSSPTTTLVPQDPAPEARGSTQPAC